From Panicum hallii strain FIL2 chromosome 2, PHallii_v3.1, whole genome shotgun sequence, a single genomic window includes:
- the LOC112880631 gene encoding calmodulin-binding receptor-like cytoplasmic kinase 3 isoform X2 has translation MSPPALLLALAVLLLRCCSPPALAFVAEPALSRAACGDDQLVVLDASDGLVNLSVNGVLVEDSVLACQKLRFYFRSGCLRCGVVSDAWRAAVKQYCGKGSESSHVESVSSYEVSMSSEKVPPTPHRIPPSPSRFAPSPQVARVGSVNLSIQQILRATQNFSPSFKLGEGGFGMVYKAVLPDGTVVAVKRAKKDQFAGPRDEFSNEVDLLAKIDHRNLVRLLGFTDKGNERIIITEYVPNGTLREHLDGQHGRVLDFNQRLEIAIDVAHALTYLHLYAEKTIIHRDVKSSNILLTESYRAKVSDFGFARSGPSDTEKTHISTKVKGTAGYLDPEYLRTYQLTPKSDVFSFGILLVEILSARRPVELKRTPEERITIRWTFKKFNDGNRSRREILDPLLEDHVDDEVLEKLLSLAFQCAAPTRDDRPTMKEVGEQLWEIRKEYGKSIRKV, from the exons ATGTCTCCTCCTGCTCTTCTACTTGCTCTCGCCGTCCTTCTCCTCCGGTGCTGCTCGCCTCCGGCTCTTGCTTTCGTCGCTGAGCCTGCGCTTTCACGAGCTGCTTGTGGAGACGACCAACTTGTCGTCTTGGATGCCTCTGATGGGCTCGTCAACCTGTCGGTCAATGGGGTTCTAGTGGAGGACAGCGTTCTTGCCTGCCAGAAGCTCCGCTTCTACTTTCGGAGTGGTTGCCTCCGCTGTGGCGTGGTGTCAGATGCGTGGAGGGCTGCGGTTAAGCAGTACTGTGGTAAAGGGAGCGAATCCAGCCACG TTGAATCAGTTTCATCTTATGAAGTAAGCATGTCATCTGAGAAAGTCCCACCGACTCCGCATCGAATACCTCCAAGTCCTTCTAGATTTGCACCATCTCCACAAGTAGCTAGAGTTGGATCTGTCAACTTAAGCATCCAGCAGATCCTCAGGGCAACTCAGAACTTCTCACCTTCCTTTAAGTTAGGTGAAGGAGGATTTGGGATGGTCTACAAGGCTGTATTGCCAGATGGCACCGTTGTTGCAGTCAAGAGGGCTAAAAAG GATCAATTTGCAGGTCCTAGGGATGAGTTTAGCAATGAAGTAGACTTGCTTGCTAAGATAGACCACCGAAATTTGGTGAGGTTACTGGGCTTTACTGACAAAGGAAATGAGCGTATTATCATCACTGAATATGTTCCAAATGGCACTCTAAGAGAACATCTAGATG GTCAACATGGCAGAGTCCTGGATTTTAATCAGCGGCTAGAAATTGCAATCGATGTTGCTCATGCACTTACTTATCTCCATCTGTATGCAG AGAAGACGATAATTCACCGTGATGTGAAGTCATCAAATATCCTACTGACAGAGAGCTACCGGGCGAAGGTGTCTGACTTTGGATTTGCAAGGAGTGGTCCTAGTGACACGGAGAAGACGCACATATCAACAAAAGTGAAAGGCACAGCTGGGTACCTGGATCCTGAATACCTGAGAACATACCAGCTAACTCCAAAGAGTGATGTCTTCTCCTTTGGCATATTGCTTGTGGAGATTCTTTCTGCTCGCCGACCCGTAGAGCTGAAGCGAACTCCTGAAGAGAGGATCACTATTAGATGG ACTTTCAAGAAATTTAATGACGGCAACAGGAGCAGGAGAGAAATATTGGACCCATTGCTGGAGGACCACGTTGATGATGAGGTGCTTGAGAAGCTCCTTAGCTTGGCGTTCCAATGTGCTGCTCCGACACGGGATGACCGCCCTACCATGAAGGAAGTTGGGGAGCAGCTGTGGGAAATAAGGAAAGAGTACGGGAAGAGCATCAGGAAGGTGTGA
- the LOC112880631 gene encoding calmodulin-binding receptor-like cytoplasmic kinase 3 isoform X1 — translation MSPPALLLALAVLLLRCCSPPALAFVAEPALSRAACGDDQLVVLDASDGLVNLSVNGVLVEDSVLACQKLRFYFRSGCLRCGVVSDAWRAAVKQYCGKGSESSHATSHQNVPRKLLRQSTENSSRNDYDPCGGLSLHENNQDTGDSSENDDHLLAVPGVILLCCGLMFPCFHAERKEASRHDTASIQRNAIESVSSYEVSMSSEKVPPTPHRIPPSPSRFAPSPQVARVGSVNLSIQQILRATQNFSPSFKLGEGGFGMVYKAVLPDGTVVAVKRAKKDQFAGPRDEFSNEVDLLAKIDHRNLVRLLGFTDKGNERIIITEYVPNGTLREHLDGQHGRVLDFNQRLEIAIDVAHALTYLHLYAEKTIIHRDVKSSNILLTESYRAKVSDFGFARSGPSDTEKTHISTKVKGTAGYLDPEYLRTYQLTPKSDVFSFGILLVEILSARRPVELKRTPEERITIRWTFKKFNDGNRSRREILDPLLEDHVDDEVLEKLLSLAFQCAAPTRDDRPTMKEVGEQLWEIRKEYGKSIRKV, via the exons ATGTCTCCTCCTGCTCTTCTACTTGCTCTCGCCGTCCTTCTCCTCCGGTGCTGCTCGCCTCCGGCTCTTGCTTTCGTCGCTGAGCCTGCGCTTTCACGAGCTGCTTGTGGAGACGACCAACTTGTCGTCTTGGATGCCTCTGATGGGCTCGTCAACCTGTCGGTCAATGGGGTTCTAGTGGAGGACAGCGTTCTTGCCTGCCAGAAGCTCCGCTTCTACTTTCGGAGTGGTTGCCTCCGCTGTGGCGTGGTGTCAGATGCGTGGAGGGCTGCGGTTAAGCAGTACTGTGGTAAAGGGAGCGAATCCAGCCACG CAACTTCACATCAAAATGTCCCGAGGAAGCTATTGAGGCAGTCCACAGAAAATAGCTCAAGAAATGATTATGACCCATGTGGAGGTTTGAGCTTGCATGAAAATAATCAGGACACCGGTGATTCTTCAGAAAATGATGATCACCTCCTTGCTGTGCCGGGTGTGATTCTTCTATGCTGTGGTCTCATGTTTCCGTGCTTCCATGCTGAAAGAAAAGAAGCCAGTAGGCATGATACTGCAAGTATTCAGCGCAATGCAA TTGAATCAGTTTCATCTTATGAAGTAAGCATGTCATCTGAGAAAGTCCCACCGACTCCGCATCGAATACCTCCAAGTCCTTCTAGATTTGCACCATCTCCACAAGTAGCTAGAGTTGGATCTGTCAACTTAAGCATCCAGCAGATCCTCAGGGCAACTCAGAACTTCTCACCTTCCTTTAAGTTAGGTGAAGGAGGATTTGGGATGGTCTACAAGGCTGTATTGCCAGATGGCACCGTTGTTGCAGTCAAGAGGGCTAAAAAG GATCAATTTGCAGGTCCTAGGGATGAGTTTAGCAATGAAGTAGACTTGCTTGCTAAGATAGACCACCGAAATTTGGTGAGGTTACTGGGCTTTACTGACAAAGGAAATGAGCGTATTATCATCACTGAATATGTTCCAAATGGCACTCTAAGAGAACATCTAGATG GTCAACATGGCAGAGTCCTGGATTTTAATCAGCGGCTAGAAATTGCAATCGATGTTGCTCATGCACTTACTTATCTCCATCTGTATGCAG AGAAGACGATAATTCACCGTGATGTGAAGTCATCAAATATCCTACTGACAGAGAGCTACCGGGCGAAGGTGTCTGACTTTGGATTTGCAAGGAGTGGTCCTAGTGACACGGAGAAGACGCACATATCAACAAAAGTGAAAGGCACAGCTGGGTACCTGGATCCTGAATACCTGAGAACATACCAGCTAACTCCAAAGAGTGATGTCTTCTCCTTTGGCATATTGCTTGTGGAGATTCTTTCTGCTCGCCGACCCGTAGAGCTGAAGCGAACTCCTGAAGAGAGGATCACTATTAGATGG ACTTTCAAGAAATTTAATGACGGCAACAGGAGCAGGAGAGAAATATTGGACCCATTGCTGGAGGACCACGTTGATGATGAGGTGCTTGAGAAGCTCCTTAGCTTGGCGTTCCAATGTGCTGCTCCGACACGGGATGACCGCCCTACCATGAAGGAAGTTGGGGAGCAGCTGTGGGAAATAAGGAAAGAGTACGGGAAGAGCATCAGGAAGGTGTGA